CACGTGTACCTCGTTGTCGTGTCGGCCAGGATGGCCGGTCTAGTCTTCCGTCGGAGCCGGAACCGGAGTCGGAGCCGGGAGTTCCTCGGGAACGCTCATGCCCAGCTGTTCGAGCAGGGCGCGTTCGATCTGGGTGCGCAGATCGTCATTTTCCTGCAAAAAGGCGCGGACGTTTTCCTTGCCCTGGCCCAGGCGTTCGGAGCCAAAGGCGTACCAGGCCCCGCTTTTGTCCACGATGCCGTGTTCAACGCCCAGATCCAGCAGCTCGCCCTCGCGGGAAATGCCCGTGCCATACAAAATATCGAATTCCGCCTCGCGGAAGGGCGGCGCGACCTTGTTCTTGGCCACCTTTATCCGGACCCGGTTGCCATAGGATTCTTCCTTGTCCTTGAGGGTGGCGATGCGGCGCACGTCCAGGCGGACCGAGGCATAGAACTTGAGGGCATTGCCGCCGGTGGTCGTTTCCGGGCTGCCGTAGCCGGTCATGCCGATCTTCATGCGCAGCTGGTTGATGAAGATGAGGGCCGTGCGCGATTTGTGGATGGTGCCGGTCAGCTTGCGCATGGCGTGGGACATGAGGCGGGCCTGTCCGCCGACCTGGGTCTCGCCCATGTTGCCGTCCAATTCGGCCTGGGGGATGAGGGCGGCCACGGAGTCAACCACGACCACGTCCACGGCCCCGGAACGCACCAGCATGTCCGCGATTTCCAGGGCCTGTTCACCGTAATCGGGCTGGGACACGAGCAGATCCTCGGTCTTGACGCCCAGCCGGCGGGCGTAATTGGTGTCCAGGGCGTGTTCGGCGTCGATGAAGGCCGCCGTGCCGCCGCGCTTTTGGGCTTCGGCGATGATATGCAGGGCCTGGGTGGTCTTGCCCGAGGATTCCGGACCGTAGATCTCCGTGATGCGTCCGCGTGGGATGCCGCCCACGCCCAGGGCCAGGTCCAGGGAAATGGAGCCCGTGGGAATGACCGGGATGACCTGGTGGGATGTATCGGACAGGCGCATGACCGAACCCTGACCGAAACGCCGTTCAATGGTGGCCAGGGCGGTTTCCAACGCCTCGCGGCGGGCGTCTTCCGGGGAAGCGGTTTTGGGACGGGCCATGGGGGTGCTCCATGTGTTGGGGTTCGGAAAAAACGGGAAAGCAAGCGCTCGTAGCAAATAAGCATTGGGAGGGCAATGGCCCCGCGACCGGCCCGCTCCCGCGTCGCTACCTGGAAAATCCAATGGGGGCTCCCCGGCATGGCCATGAACCCCGTCGCGGTCGGAACCAACGAAAAAAGCCAGCCCCGACAATCAGGACCGGCTTTGTCGCGCGCGTGCCCAGCGGGCTTAAACCATGGTGTCGATGAAGGCTCCAGTCATTTCGGCGTCACCGCGGATGGCCGCGACATTGGCGGCAAAGGCGTGCTCGTTTTCGATCATCTGGACCATTTCCGTGGCCAGATCCGTGGCGGATGGCTCCACGGGCGCGTCTGTCTGGGCGTCTTCCGGCATGGCGTTTTCCGTGGCCGCCAGCTGGCCGTCCGAGGATATTTCGACAATGTCCTGGACGTGCACGCCCTGGCCGCCAGGCCCTGTTTCCAGATCCACCCGGCTGGGCTGGAATCCGTCCGTGTTCATGTTGGCCACATTGTTGGCCGTGACCTGCTGGGACACACCGATGGCCTGCAAGGCCTGGAGATTTTCGATCATGAGGCACCTCCCATGACTTTCCTTGTA
The Deltaproteobacteria bacterium genome window above contains:
- the recA gene encoding recombinase RecA, with product MARPKTASPEDARREALETALATIERRFGQGSVMRLSDTSHQVIPVIPTGSISLDLALGVGGIPRGRITEIYGPESSGKTTQALHIIAEAQKRGGTAAFIDAEHALDTNYARRLGVKTEDLLVSQPDYGEQALEIADMLVRSGAVDVVVVDSVAALIPQAELDGNMGETQVGGQARLMSHAMRKLTGTIHKSRTALIFINQLRMKIGMTGYGSPETTTGGNALKFYASVRLDVRRIATLKDKEESYGNRVRIKVAKNKVAPPFREAEFDILYGTGISREGELLDLGVEHGIVDKSGAWYAFGSERLGQGKENVRAFLQENDDLRTQIERALLEQLGMSVPEELPAPTPVPAPTED